ATGGGCGCGCTGCTGTCGGTGTCGCGCGGCAGCCGCCAGCCGCCGAAGCTGATCGTGCTCGAATACAACGGTGGCGCCAAGGGCGAGAAGCCGATCGCACTGGTCGGCAAGGGCCTGACCTTCGACGCTGGCGGCATCTCGATCAAGCCGGCGGCGGCGATGGACGAGATGAAGTACGACATGTGCGGTGGCGGCAGCGTGCTCGGCACCTTCAAGGCGCTGGCCGAACTCGGTCCGGCGATCAACGTGATCGGCGTGGTGCCGGCCTCCGAGAATCTGCCGGACGGCCAGGCGCTCAAGCCGGGCGACATCGTCACCAGCATGTCGGGCCTCACCATCGAAGTGCTCAACACCGATGCCGAAGGCCGCCTGATTCTTTGCGACGCTCTGACCTATGTCGAGAAGAACTACGATCCGGAATACGTGGTCGACATGGCGACGCTCACCGGCGCCTGCGTGGTCGCGTTGGGTCAGCACGCCACCGGCCTGTTCAGCAACCAGCCGGGGCTGGCACGACGCCTGCTCAACGCCGGCGACTTCATCGGCGACCGCGCCTGGGAGCTACCGCTGTGGGAGGAATACCAGACACAGCTGCGCTCGCCGTTCGCGGATGTGGCCAATGTCGGCGGACGCGACGCCGGCGCGATCACCGCCGCCAGTTTCCTGCACCGCTTCACGCGCAAGCTGCGTTGGGCGCATCTGGACATCGCCGGCAGCGCCTGGAAGTCCAGCCCCAAGGGTGCGACCGGTCGACCGGTAGGGCTTTTGATGCAGTTCCTGCTGGATTTCGCGGCGAAGAAGGAAGGGTGAAGCCCGCACCGAGCCGCACCCCCCGGGTCCCCGGTCCCGGGCCCCGGGTCCCGGCTTCTCCGGCATGACCCGCGTCGACTTCTACGTGCTGCCCGAAACCGAGGATATCGGCCCGGTGCTGACGGCCTGCCGGCTGTGTGAGCGGGCGGCCGGCGAACGGCTTCGAATCTACGCCTATGTGCCAAACCCGGCGCTGGCGGACGACATCGACGCGGCACTCTGGACCTTCAA
This genomic stretch from Gammaproteobacteria bacterium harbors:
- a CDS encoding leucyl aminopeptidase, translating into MEYFVKSGNPEKQRVGCVVVGIFDRRKPTEAAAVLDTVSEGAIGSALRRGDMDGKAGSTLVLHNLPNMFGDRVLLVGLGRERDFNEAAYRKAIQTSVRAVRQTGAIDAASYLTHLPVKGRDFHWNVLQAMLSTLDTYYRFDECRGTAARRTLPVYKLERLTFDVPRRSDLPAAERGLSEAMAIGAGVDLAKNLGNLPGNYCTPSYLADVAQGLAKQYKSVKAKVLEQADMEKLGMGALLSVSRGSRQPPKLIVLEYNGGAKGEKPIALVGKGLTFDAGGISIKPAAAMDEMKYDMCGGGSVLGTFKALAELGPAINVIGVVPASENLPDGQALKPGDIVTSMSGLTIEVLNTDAEGRLILCDALTYVEKNYDPEYVVDMATLTGACVVALGQHATGLFSNQPGLARRLLNAGDFIGDRAWELPLWEEYQTQLRSPFADVANVGGRDAGAITAASFLHRFTRKLRWAHLDIAGSAWKSSPKGATGRPVGLLMQFLLDFAAKKEG